The Papaver somniferum cultivar HN1 chromosome 3, ASM357369v1, whole genome shotgun sequence genome includes a region encoding these proteins:
- the LOC113358942 gene encoding uncharacterized protein LOC113358942 codes for MIKDVFPENIANLILQMRLIQHGEDTLIWEPNRSRDFSVKYAYKTINNEFSNRVRQQSSISKETWRNLWRTKVPHKIKLIIWKCLRNIVPTLTKISHYKRGIDTKCPFCNSQDEDIQHLLIDYEFARALWLRMNVNVAHIQQQNIHVATWILSWFQTASQSKHTLVWLYTLMCTAWYIWKSRCSKLFQDKRVSCWFSCHEIRSLIQNCMDSNQQNHHISTQFHIKTWVPPRDNCLKLNINASFDYNTKEIGVGLILRGSAGSAKGIRGRYFNGGMNVEQAECMAMKEAILWAHHLNLNNVTLESDCRNLVNAISSVSSTVQWLNKSYVEEIRHLLCSVLSFGVVYVNRSANNVAHVIAKEARGKKTSFDFGETIPTNFEKLVRDEKKLM; via the coding sequence ATGATAAAAGATGTCTTCCCAGAGAATATTGCCAACTTAATATTACAGATGAGATTAATTCAACATGGTGAAGATACATTAATATGGGAGCCAAATAGATCACGAGACTTTTCTGTCAAATATGCTTACAAGACAATTAACAATGAATTCTCTAATCGGGTTAGGCAGCAAAGTTCCATTTCCAAAGAAACTTGGAGAAATCTTTGGAGGACAAAAGTTCCGCATaagattaaattgatcatttggaaatgtcTGAGGAATATTGTCCCAACTCTCACTAAAATTAGTCATTACAAGAGAGGAATTGACACGAAATGTCCATTCTGTAACAGTCAGGATGAAGACATCCAACATCTTCTTATTGACTATGAGTTTGCAAGGGCATTATGGCTCAGAATGAATGTTAATGTGGCTCATATtcagcaacaaaatattcatgtaGCGACCTGGATCTTAAGTTGGTTTCAAACTGCAAGTCAATCTAAACACACTCTGGTCTGGTTATATACTCTAATGTGTACTGCTTGGTACATTTGGAAAAGCAGATGCTCTAAGTTGTTCCAAGACAAAAGAGTTAGTTGTTGGTTTTCCTGTCATGAAATCAGAAGCCTAATACAGAACTGCATGGATAGCAATCAACAAAATCATCATATTTCAACTCAATTTCATATTAAAACTTGGGTTCCACCCAGAGATAACTGCCTCAAGCTTAATATAAATGCTTCATTTGATTATAATACAAAAGAAATTGGCGTTGGACTAATTCTCAGAGGTTCTGCAGGTTCAGCCAAAGGAATCAGGGGGAGGtacttcaatggaggaatgaatgTTGAACAAGCTGAATGCATGGCCATGAAGGAGGCTATTTTGTGGGCCCACCATCTTAATCTTAACAACGTCACTTTGGAATCAGACTGTAGAAATCTAGTTAATGCCATCAGCAGTGTCAGCTCTACTGTCCAGTGGTTGAATAAGAGCTATGTAGAAGAAATAAGACATCTCCTATGTTCTGTTTTATCTTTTGGTGTGGTTTATGTAAATAGGTCAGCAAACAATGTAGCTCATGTTATAGCTAAAGAAGCAAGAGGTaaaaaaacttcttttgatttcGGTGAAACCATCCCAACTAATTTCGAAAAACTTGTAAGGGATGAAAAGAAGTTAATGTAG
- the LOC113360876 gene encoding bidirectional sugar transporter SWEET16-like produces MAALSISFIVGVIGNIISILVFLSPITTFRGIVKKKATENFKGIPYICTLLSTSLWTYYGLLKPDGMLIVTVNGAGAVLQVIYVTLFIIYAPRDSKIKHLKLVGILNVGFYGAVVLITLLATHGSLRLTIVGFICAGVTLGMYGAPLGAMKNVVVTKSVEYMPFMLTFFLFLNGGIWSVYSLLIKDFFIGVPNAIGFVLGSVQLIMYIIYNNKSKAKKLPLEKLEEEGAAHLVHGTVEMDKYNEDMKIKKERSLNKIWSLPKPTVLRQLSLQKIVKLHSTNVDSLPLSTEDDDDVENQNRNLVNNIKHLPR; encoded by the exons ATGGCAGCTCTTTCCATAAGCTTCATTGTAGGTGTAATTGGTAACATAATATCCATATTGGTTTTCCTGTCTCCAAT AACAACGTTTAGAGGTATAGTGAAGAAGAAAGCAACAGAGAATTTCAAAGGGATACCGTATATTTGCACGCTGTTAAGTACATCATTATGGACATATTATGGTCTTCTTAAACCTGATGGTATGCTTATTGTCACTGTTAATGGTGCTGGTGCTGTTCTTCAAGTTATCTACGTTACTCTTTTCATCATCTACGCACCTAGAGACTCTAAG ATTAAACATTTGAAGTTGGTGGGGATTTTGAACGTTGGGTTTTACGGGGCCGTAGTACTAATTACATTACTTGCTACACATGGAAGTCTACGGCTTACCATTGTTGGATTCATTTGTGCAGGAGTAACTTTAGGAATGTATGGTGCTCCATTAGGAGCCATG AAAAATGTGGTAGTGACGAAGAGCGTGGAGTACATGCCGTTTATGTTgacgttttttctttttctcaatGGTGGGATTTGGTCAGTTTACTCATTACTCATCAAGGACTTCTTCATCGGG GTGCCAAATGCGATTGGTTTTGTGTTAGGATCAGTTCAGTTAATCATGTATATCATATACAACAACAAATCGAAGGCAAAGAAGTTACCGTTGGAGAAACTCGAAGAAGAAGGAGCAGCTCATTTGGTTCATGGAACCGTTGAAATGGACAAGTACAACGAAGACATGaagataaagaaagaaagaagccTAAACAAAATATGGAGTCTACCTAAACCAACTGTGTTAAGACAACTTAGTTTGCAGAAAATTGTTAAATTACATTCTACGAATGTAGATTCTCTGCCACTTAGTaccgaggatgatgatgatgttgagaatcAAAATCGGAACCTTGTTAACAACATCAAACATCTACCTAGGTAG